A part of Miscanthus floridulus cultivar M001 chromosome 6, ASM1932011v1, whole genome shotgun sequence genomic DNA contains:
- the LOC136458636 gene encoding uncharacterized protein, with protein sequence MAPKRASWPKEDTKLLLELCLQEKEKFNFNQQGLTIAGWHNIYKNFPQFDKKQCNNKLQYLKKAYLTWKDGLTATGLGRNPRTGAIDADSEYWETQEGSQPVPSDDSQAEVRRGSQPRLLAELEALFGDRNRNTGCFVSAGGIRESTPPAAVRQLDLGGPSSYHSGSKRDTMDHVVNSPEKKKNCNMGEYMARLSESIAARSTSRERERTREQAEVDEAMQLLREDGVPSTSDEFFLATVLFKDSVTRRVFKNLLTAEERMAWLTYHRNNK encoded by the exons ATGGCTCCAAAGCGTGCAAGTTGGCCCAAGGAAGACACCAAGCTGTTGCTGGAGCTTTGTCTTCAAGAGAAGGAAAAGTTTAACTTCAATCAGCAGGGTCTCACCATAGCTGGCTGGCACAACATTTACAAGAACTTCCCCCAATTTGATAAGAAACAATGCAACAACAAGCTTCAATACCTAAAAAAAGCTTATCTGACGTGGAAAGATGGTCTGACAGCCACCGGACTTGGGAGGAACCCACGTacgggcgccattgatgctgactCGGAGTACTGGGAAACTCAAGAAGGTTCCCAGCCCGTTCCATCG GACGATAGTCAGGCTGAGGTACGACGTGGTAGCCAACCTCGTTTactggccgaactagaggcactGTTTGGGGACCGCAACCGGAACACGGGCTGCTTCGTGTCCGCTGGTGGTATCAGGGAATCAACACCTCCTGCTGCTGTGCGCCAGCTAGACTTAGGCGGCCCATCCAGCTACCATTCGGGTTCAAAGAGGGACACCATGGACCATGTTGTCAACAGcccagagaagaagaagaattgcAATATGGGGGAGTACATGGCCAGGTTGTCTGAGAGCATTGCTGCAAGGAGCACATCACGTGAAAGAGAGCGGACCCGTGAACAGGCGGAGGTTGATGAAGCTATGCAACTTTTACGAGAAGATGGTGTGCCATCCACTTCAGACGAGTTCTTCTTGGCAACGGTGCTGTTCAAGGACTCAGTGACCCGACGGGTCTTCAAGAACCTGCTGACAGCCGAAGAACGTATGGCTTGGCTGACATATCACAGGAACAACAAATAG
- the LOC136460827 gene encoding uncharacterized protein: MQAPARSSAPSSPLVSSAPPLPPGPQRVAVTSLRRRDLLLLPAALTLPMAPAPLPASARGLFRMPPPRLANRYFLVRAGESVYEGQGLLRTNPVAKTSVDSGLSPVGLHQTARAALELQRLGACEDDCWIWPSVTQPRGCMRQITFLLT; the protein is encoded by the exons ATGCAGGCCCCCGCGCGCTCCTCCGCTCCATCCTCGCCGCTAGTCTCCTCCGCGCCACCGCTACCTCCCGGGCCACAACGCGTCGCCGTCACCTCTCTCCGCCGCCGTGATCTCCTCCTTCTCCCGGCGGCGCTGACCCTCCCGATGGCGCCCGCCCCCTTGCCTGCGTCGGCGCGCGGGCTGTTCCGCATGCCCCCGCCGCGGCTGGCGAACCGCTACTTTCTGGTGCGCGCGGGTGAGTCCGTGTACGAGGGGCAGGGCCTCCTCCGCACCAACCCGGTCGCCAAGACCTCCGTCGACAGCGGCCTCTCCCCCGTGGGGCTCCACCAGACGGCGCGCGCCGCGCTCGAGCTCCAGCGCCTCGGCGCGTGCGAGGACGACTGCTGGATATGGCCGTCCGTCACGCAGCCGCGCGG GTGTATGCGTCAGATAACATTTCTCCTGACATGA